One window of Atribacter laminatus genomic DNA carries:
- a CDS encoding zinc-dependent alcohol dehydrogenase — MDKACQAYIPQAHQLQFREINRPVIAPGKVVVKIVRIGICGSDIHAFKGKHPLVSFPLIQGHELSGFIVEVGEGVNDYKIGDFVTIEPAIGCGKCPKCQQGLIAQCDQLQFIGGNLPGGGNQYLRVDPDYIVRYSSEVSLDDAAMTEPLAVAIHTVNRVPNIKDQKVFIAGGGTIGLLIAQVCRLRGAKEIIISEMLPFRSQVASILGFKIIFPDDRLENQVKDIMKSSPSVAFECVGKENPLNTCIHLVERGGFVIVAGVYENPPRVDMVFVQDKEINMLGSLMYSFQEFKKAAELIMLKKIILKPLQTHHFPFQQWVEAYRFIEDPNNSFIKVFIDINENELGFD, encoded by the coding sequence ATGGATAAAGCTTGTCAGGCTTATATTCCTCAAGCCCATCAACTTCAATTTCGAGAAATCAATAGGCCGGTCATAGCTCCTGGGAAAGTCGTTGTTAAAATAGTTCGCATAGGAATTTGCGGTTCGGATATTCACGCATTTAAAGGGAAACACCCTCTGGTTTCTTTCCCTTTGATACAAGGGCATGAATTAAGTGGATTTATTGTTGAAGTAGGCGAGGGAGTAAATGATTATAAAATAGGAGACTTCGTTACCATTGAACCGGCAATAGGTTGTGGCAAGTGTCCAAAATGTCAACAAGGGTTGATTGCTCAATGTGATCAATTACAATTTATTGGCGGAAATCTCCCTGGAGGTGGGAACCAGTATCTACGGGTGGATCCAGATTATATAGTTCGGTATAGTTCTGAGGTGAGTTTAGATGATGCAGCCATGACTGAACCATTAGCAGTGGCAATTCATACTGTAAATAGAGTTCCAAATATCAAAGATCAAAAAGTTTTTATTGCTGGAGGAGGTACAATAGGCTTATTAATTGCCCAAGTATGTCGGTTACGAGGAGCAAAAGAGATTATTATTTCCGAAATGTTACCATTTCGAAGTCAAGTGGCTTCTATTTTAGGATTTAAAATTATATTTCCTGATGATCGACTTGAAAATCAAGTGAAGGATATTATGAAGTCCTCACCATCAGTGGCTTTTGAATGTGTAGGAAAGGAAAATCCTCTCAATACTTGTATTCATTTAGTTGAAAGGGGAGGCTTTGTTATCGTAGCTGGAGTCTATGAAAATCCTCCTCGAGTGGATATGGTATTCGTTCAAGATAAAGAAATCAACATGTTGGGAAGCTTAATGTATTCTTTTCAAGAATTTAAAAAAGCAGCTGAATTAATAATGTTAAAAAAAATCATTCTTAAACCTCTTCAAACTCATCATTTCCCTTTCCAACAATGGGTTGAAGCTTATAGGTTTATCGAAGACCCGAATAATTCTTTTATAAAGGTATTCATTGACATTAATGAAAATGAACTTGGTTTCGATTAG
- a CDS encoding (Fe-S)-binding protein: protein MGIDHVREVIKNCRFCFMCRHACPTFLATKLDSHTPRGYALMLSEISDGIRDWTDDFVKKFYQCSQCGLCREDCEFHWPEDELVRHAREDIVEKNREPQKVKNVLQSIQVTGSPFGNDSDNKLNSRPENQHHPEIVYFPGCSTRYYHPEIISATENMLEHCRVSWMRMENEECCGMPLYDLGYTQEAKQQAKKTYDKLVEIHPRIILTGCPHCLRNFREIYPNWQLSFPKDIQILHVSQFLQEKILDRSLIFHHKVSLKSVSYHDPCQLGRKLGIFDAPRFVVRDIVGQAPTELFHSREKAECCGAGSIQFFIDSELSQKIVKVRMNSVLEEKSQVLITACQNCKTVFQSFIEKDFPSMQVMDIVELANLEFEGGE from the coding sequence ATGGGTATAGATCATGTAAGAGAAGTTATTAAAAATTGCCGTTTTTGTTTCATGTGTCGACATGCTTGTCCAACTTTTTTGGCAACCAAGCTCGATTCTCATACTCCTCGTGGCTATGCTTTGATGCTTTCTGAAATATCAGATGGGATTCGAGACTGGACAGATGACTTTGTAAAGAAATTCTATCAATGTTCACAGTGTGGATTATGTCGAGAAGATTGTGAATTTCACTGGCCGGAAGATGAATTAGTTCGCCATGCACGTGAAGACATAGTTGAAAAAAACCGAGAACCTCAAAAAGTGAAAAATGTTCTTCAATCAATTCAAGTGACTGGATCGCCCTTCGGAAATGATTCGGATAATAAATTGAATTCTCGGCCAGAAAATCAACATCATCCTGAAATTGTTTATTTTCCTGGATGTTCAACCCGTTATTATCATCCTGAGATTATAAGTGCAACTGAGAATATGCTTGAACACTGCAGAGTCAGTTGGATGCGAATGGAGAATGAGGAATGTTGTGGGATGCCGCTTTATGATTTGGGTTATACTCAGGAAGCAAAGCAACAAGCCAAAAAAACCTATGACAAGTTAGTGGAGATTCATCCGAGGATAATTCTCACCGGATGCCCACACTGTCTTCGCAATTTCCGTGAAATTTACCCCAATTGGCAGTTATCTTTTCCAAAAGATATACAAATTCTTCACGTTTCACAATTTCTACAAGAAAAAATTTTAGACCGTAGCTTGATTTTTCATCATAAAGTATCTTTAAAATCAGTAAGTTATCATGATCCCTGTCAGCTCGGAAGGAAATTAGGAATTTTTGATGCACCTCGTTTCGTTGTTCGAGACATTGTTGGTCAAGCGCCCACTGAACTTTTCCATTCCCGAGAAAAAGCAGAATGTTGTGGTGCTGGTTCAATTCAGTTTTTTATCGATTCAGAACTTTCTCAAAAAATAGTAAAAGTTAGAATGAACAGTGTTTTAGAAGAAAAATCACAGGTTTTAATTACTGCTTGCCAAAATTGTAAAACGGTATTTCAGTCTTTTATAGAAAAAGATTTTCCCTCAATGCAGGTTATGGATATTGTAGAGTTAGCTAATTTAGAATTTGAAGGAGGAGAATAA
- a CDS encoding FAD-binding oxidoreductase: MKKSGCLEKNQWYELEKIVGSEYVITDQSEKDVQSIDVWWMTRYCFFQQNNFPQPSVIVFPENTEQVKKIVQFCLINKIPYLARGGGAGDGGGSIPLYGGLVIDLKRMDKIIELNERSMTVRVQTGILQKHLEEFLNRKGYTMNHFPASFNTSTLGGFISTNGTGVLSSKYGKMSDMVHQLEVVLPNGNLFKSLPVRLHSTGPDYSRLFFGAEGTLGIITEALCKIYYLPEKRSFRAFLLSNLQKGIEAGRQIMVKGLNPCLLRLYDEYDTRHILQKQYGLEKEGCVLIIGFDGMKKIVEAQEEVSYLILEQNEGEDLGEKLAINWWNNRYRSYYPPLDYICEPWMTAVMDTVAPYEKIETIYWEMKKGVEEGFKPWNAIFHAHFSHWYDWGTSFYPTFLLKDFPSNPHKAIRLYNQILDICVQASIQNGGVVNEHHGIGMRFSRFMQDVSEENYNFSQIIKKALDPESLLNPGKLGLGE; the protein is encoded by the coding sequence ATGAAAAAAAGTGGATGTTTAGAAAAAAATCAATGGTATGAATTGGAAAAAATAGTTGGTTCAGAATATGTGATAACCGATCAATCAGAAAAAGATGTACAGTCTATCGATGTTTGGTGGATGACTCGTTATTGCTTTTTCCAACAAAATAATTTTCCCCAGCCCTCGGTGATTGTCTTTCCAGAAAACACTGAACAAGTCAAGAAGATAGTTCAATTTTGTCTAATAAATAAAATTCCTTATCTGGCTCGAGGTGGGGGAGCAGGAGATGGGGGTGGATCAATACCTCTGTATGGAGGATTAGTGATCGATTTAAAACGAATGGATAAAATTATCGAACTTAATGAACGCTCCATGACTGTACGGGTTCAAACTGGAATTCTACAGAAACATTTAGAAGAGTTTCTTAATCGCAAAGGGTATACTATGAATCATTTCCCAGCTTCATTTAATACTTCTACCTTAGGCGGTTTTATTAGTACCAATGGGACTGGTGTTCTTTCCTCAAAATATGGAAAGATGAGTGATATGGTTCATCAATTAGAAGTAGTCCTTCCCAATGGAAATTTATTTAAAAGCTTACCAGTACGTTTACACTCTACTGGCCCCGATTATTCAAGACTTTTTTTTGGAGCCGAAGGAACTTTAGGAATCATAACCGAAGCCCTCTGTAAAATCTATTATCTTCCTGAGAAACGATCTTTCCGGGCTTTTCTTCTCTCCAACCTGCAGAAGGGGATCGAAGCCGGAAGACAAATTATGGTTAAAGGACTTAATCCATGTCTGTTGCGTTTATACGATGAATACGATACCAGGCATATTCTTCAAAAACAGTATGGTTTAGAAAAAGAAGGATGTGTCCTCATTATTGGATTTGATGGAATGAAAAAAATTGTTGAAGCTCAAGAGGAAGTCTCTTATTTAATACTTGAACAAAATGAAGGAGAAGATTTAGGAGAAAAGTTAGCAATAAACTGGTGGAATAACCGTTATCGTTCTTATTATCCTCCCTTAGACTATATTTGCGAACCTTGGATGACAGCCGTCATGGATACCGTTGCCCCTTATGAAAAAATTGAAACTATTTATTGGGAGATGAAAAAAGGAGTTGAAGAAGGGTTCAAGCCATGGAATGCGATCTTCCACGCTCATTTTTCCCATTGGTATGATTGGGGAACCAGTTTTTATCCGACCTTTCTTTTGAAAGATTTTCCCAGCAATCCTCATAAGGCAATTCGTCTTTATAACCAAATTTTAGATATTTGTGTACAAGCATCCATTCAAAATGGTGGAGTGGTGAATGAACATCATGGAATTGGCATGCGGTTCAGCCGGTTTATGCAAGATGTTTCAGAAGAAAATTATAATTTTTCTCAAATTATTAAAAAAGCTTTAGATCCTGAATCTTTACTCAATCCGGGAAAATTAGGTTTAGGAGAATAA